In Flavobacterium piscisymbiosum, the sequence ACATGGATGAATGGTTTGAAAGAATTTGGCGATTTTGAAATTTGTACCTGGGAACTTCAAACACCCAACAATTCAAAACTCAACCGATTCAAGCGTATTTTAGAATATGTCTTTTCTCCTCTTTCTATTCGAAAAACAATCCGTCGAGAAAAACCGGATATGATTATTGCAGAAAGAACAACCAGTTACGGTTTTCTGGCTGCGATTTCAGGAATGCATCCTATCGCAATTGCACAACAAGGCCGAACAGATTTATGGCCGGAAGGTTCGGTTTTATTACCCTTAAAAAAAATCATTCAGAAACACGCTTTCAAAAAAGCCGATTTAATTCATGCCTGGGGTCCGGTGATGACCATTTCGATGAAAGCAATTGGCGTTGATATGAATAAAGTTTTAGTGATCCCAAAAGGAATTGATTTATCACTTTTTTCTCCTTCAACAAACCATTCAAACAAAATTGAAGCAATTGTAACGCGATCTTTACAACAGGAATATCGCCATGATTCTATTCTAAAAGCATTTGCAATTTTACATCAAAAAGAAATTAATTTTTCGTTGACAATTGTTGGCGACGGAACACGATTACAGTTTCTAAAAGACTTGGCAAAAGAACTTCAAATCGAAAGCAAAGTAATTTTTACAGGAAGAATCCCAAATACTAAACTTCCTAAATTATTGCAACAATCGAATATTTATATCAGCATGCCAATTACCGAAGGAGTTTCGGCGTCTCTATTCGAGGCAATGGCTTGTAATTGTTATCCTGTAGTCTCAGATATTCCGGGAAATCAAAGCTGGATCAAACATCGCGAAAACGGACAATTGATTGAAATTGATAATATCGAAATGCTGGCCGAAGAACTAATTTGGTCTTTTGAAAATACTGAATCCCGAAATAATGCTATTATTCAAAACAGAAAATTTGTAGAGGAAAATGCGAATTATGATACTAATATGAAGGTTATTGCGGATAAATATCATGAATTGCTGGATTCTCGAAAGTAATTTAACCGCAAAGATTTTACGCTATGAACGCTAAGCTTTGAATAAAACCTAACATCCTACGGTTGTAAAAACTCCAACCGGTTTAATAATCTTCTTTTCTTCGGATGCCGGTTTTGATAAATATAGCGTTGGACTTGAAACATTATAATGATTTGAGGTATCAATAATTAAATCTAACCTTCCATCTCCGTCGATATCGCCTGCAAATACTATTTCTATAAACCTTTCGTCAATGTTTTTTTTCGCAACTAAAAGTGTCTTAGTTTCTTTGCCATTTTCATATGCTCTTAAATAAAGGCTATAATCAGAAACCTCAATCCATTCTGAATCGACTTTTTCTTTTCTTTTTTTCACAAGTGCAAATAAAGTATATTCAATATTTTTATAATTAAATTCAAAATCCTCATTATCACCAAGATTTGCAGGCACTTTTATATTCCACACTTCTCTATTACTCAAATATGGCTTTTTTTCAATTAGAACAATACAAGTATCTTTTATTGATGTTGTAACTTCCCAACCCGTTTTATCTTCTTCGTTTTCATCTACAATAGGATCATTTACAGATTTTATAAATACCTGGGTTTGAGAAAGAGTATAAACATTATCTTTTTTAAAGAGACCAAACCAAACTTTCTTGTCGAAATGCTGCTCAACCTCATCGTTATGAAATATTTCGGTTCGAAGAATTTTAACCTGTAACGTACTATCAACAGGAAAAGAAAAATCATCAACTTCATTATTAACTTTTACAATTGCAGCTTTATCAGAGGTTTTATTGCTTTCAACCTTCTTAATTGCAATATCGGTTTTCTTTTTATCACAACTTAAAACTTGAAAAATCACGATTAAAAAAACTAATAATTTACAAAATTCTTTCATACATATATATTTGAGATACAGAGAACCAAACATACAAAAGATAGAACACAAACTTTAATTCAAATTAAAAATTTTATTAAGAAAAACCAGCATGTAACTTTTCTTCAATTGCAACGACATATTGTTGAATCGTTTAATTTAATAAAAAAGAGATGAGTAATAGAAGAAACTGGTTAAAACAAATAGGTTTAGGTGCGGTAGGATTAGGTTTTTGCCAATTTGAAGCATTTGCAAATCCATCCGAAGAATATCTTTTACCAAATTTCGATAAATCTCCCATCTTATTACGATCAAACGAAAATCCTTATGGCCCTTCTCCCTTAGCCAGAATTGCTATGACCAAAAGTATCAATAACAGCAATCGATACGCCTGGAATATTTATCCTGAATTAATTACCGCTATTGCAAAAAAGAACAATGTCTTAGATAATAACATTCTGCTTGGTGCCGGCTCAACAGAAATTTTAGATTTAGTTCTTCAATACAGTTCTTTAAATAAAGGTAATTTTATAATCGCCGAAAATACATTTGACTACTGGACATCTCCATCTGAAAAATTAGGAATAAAAAAAATCGCTGTTCCGTTAACTAAAGACAAAAAACATGATTTAACAGCCATGTTACAAGCAATTGATTCAGATACAAAAATGATCTATATCTGCAATCCTAACAATCCGACAGGAACAATATGTGATAGAGAAAAATTAGTATCTTTTGTAAAAGAGGCTACCAAAAAAGCGATTGTCTTTGTCGATGAAGCCTATATCGATTTTACAAAAGAACAATCATTAAGTGATCTGGTTATTGACAACAAAAATTTAATTATAACCAAAACTTTCTCAAAAATGTATGGTTTAGCTGGTGCAAGAGTAGGTTATGCTATTGCAAATGCTGCGACAATTGATTCACTCAATATTTTAAAATCATCTCCTGGCTTATCAATTAGTAAGGTATCTACAGTCGCCGCAATCGCTTCATTAAATGATGAAAAATTCATTCAGGAAGTATATGCAAAAAATGAAGAGGCTAAGAAATATACCATTGACCAACTTACACAACTCAACTTAACATGTATTCCTTCCTATTCTAACTTTATTTATTTCTCGCTGGAGAATTATAAAAAGGATTTCTTTAAACAATTAGAACTCAATAATATTATAGGAACCAAAATCTATGAAGAAAATGGAAAATGGAGCAGAATTACTATTGGAACAATGAAAGAAATGCAGCAATTTATTGAAGCTATAAAATAAAACTTCGCAAAAACCAATTGATCCTCTCTCACGCATCATTTTAATCATTTAATTGTCTGTTATTTTATAGAAAACCAACCCAAATAAATAATAATCCTTACTTTTGAACTCAGAAATATTCCGACGTTTCGGGACAAAAAAGCCTTTTATTTATGGAAATTCAATCCAATTTTTCTTTAAAAAACCACAATACTTTTGGTATCGAAGCCAAAGCCAAACAATTTGTTGCCGTTCATTCAGTTGATGAATTGAAAACCATTTTAGAAGAAAACAAAAACGCGAAAAAATTTGTTTTAGGAGGCGGAAGCAATATGCTTTTAACTAAAGATATTGAGGCTTTGGTCATTCATATTGATTTAAAAGGTAAAAAAATCATTAAGGAAGATGACGATTTTGTTTGGGTCGAAAGTCAGGCTGGCGAAACCTGGCACGATTTCGTTCTTTATACCATAGATAACAATTTTGGAGGTTTAGAAAATATGTCTCTGATTCCCGGAAATGTTGGCACAACTCCTGTTCAGAATATTGGCGCTTACGGAACCGAAATAAAAGACACTTTTGTTTCTTGCGAAGCCATGAATATTGAAACTCAGGAAATAAAAACTTTCACCAATACCGAATGTAATTTTGGCTACAGAGAAAGCATTTTTAAAAATGAAGTTAAAGATCAATACATTATTACTTCGGTAATTTATAAACTCACAAAACGCAATCACAAAATCAATACTTCGTACGGAGACATTACTGCTGAATTGGCTAAAAACAATGTGACAACTCCAACTTTAAAAGACGTTAGTAATGCTGTAATTGCCATCAGACAAAGCAAATTACCGGATCCTAAAGAATTAGGAAATAGCGGAAGTTTCTTTAAAAATCCGATTTTATTAAAATCTGATTTCGAAAAAATCCATCAAAAATTTCCTGAAATGAAATATTATGAAGTTTCAGAAACTGAGGTAAAAGTTCCGGCAGGGTGGTTAATAGAACAAGCAGGTTTTAAAGGAAAACGTTTTGGTGATGCCGGAGTTCACAAAAATCAGGCTTTGGTTTTGGTAAATTATGGAAACGCAACCGGACAGGAAATTTTAGCCGTTTCGAGAGAGGTTCAAAAAACTGTTTTCGAAAAGTTTGGAATTCATATTGAAGCGGAAGTTAATGTGATTTAAGAACACGAATTGACTAATTTTTACTAATCACAATATTGTCAGACTGAGCGAAGTCGAAGTCCTTTATATCAACGAAGCATCTCTTCCGAAGTTTCGGAACGCTCGATGTGACAAATCTAAAAAACTCATTTTCTTCAAATAAGATGATACAAAGTATTTCTATAAAAATAGCAAATCCGGACGACGAAAAAGTTTTGGCAATTACAGAAGAATTATCAGAAAATCTTTACCTTCGTTTTGGAAGTGATGGAAAAAATTCTTTTCAGGATTGGGAAAACGAAAATTCAAAATTTGTATTTGTCATAGCCGAAATTAACAATGAAATTGTGGGTTGTGGCGCTATTAGGCCAATTGACAAAAATATTGGAGAAGTAAAACGAATGTATTCGAAATACCCGGGAAAGAAAATTGGACAAACGATTTTAGTTTTTTTAGAAAACGAAGCTGTAAATCTTGGTTATACCAATTTGGTTTTAGAAACACGATTAAAAAATGAAAGTGCTGTTCAGTTTTATCAAAAACAAGGATACAAAGTAATTCCGAATTACGGAAAATATACAGATCGACCGGAAGCCATTTGCCTGGGAAAATCTCTAAATCAAAATTCATAAAAATGTATACTCCTAAAATATACAAAGAAGAAGATCCGGAATCGATTAGAACTTTTTTGAAAGAAAATAGTTTTGGCATCCTGATCAATCAAACTAAGGGAAAATTATGCGCAACGCATATCCCGATAGAACTTGAAGTTACAGCCGATGGAAAAGAAATTTTACAAGGACATATTTCAAAATTAAATCCGCAAGCAGAAGGTTTTGCCGAGAACGACCAGGTTTTGGCTGTTTTTACAGGACCGCATAGTTACATTTCGTCTTCCTGGTACGATCACGAAAATGTACCTACCTGGAATTATATAGCCGTACATGTTTATGGCCGAATTAAAATTGTAGACGAAGCAACCACAATAGAGCAGCTTAAAAAATTGGTTGATAAATATGAAGCGGGTTCTGAGAATCCGGTTCATGTTGAGGATTTATCATCAAAAACAATGCGCGAAGCGAGAGGAATATTTGGTTTTGAAATTGAAATTGATGAAATTCAGGCCACCAAAAAACTGTCTCAAAACCGCGACGACCACAATTATAAAAACATTATTACGGAATTAGAAAAAACTGAAAACCCTCAGGCTATTGCTGTTGCAAAAGAAATGTCAAAATGCCGAAAGTAAATTGGCTTTAGCCATTGAAATCTAGGAATTCATAAGTACATTTGCACGCGCAAGATTCAGAAATTAAAAGACATTAAAATCAGATGCTTATAACTTTATTTTACTTCTTTATTGCTATTGTTGTTATCCAGGTTTTCTATTACTTAGGGATTTTTGGAAAGTTTGCTTTTGCCAAACCACAAGATATTACATCAAAAAAATTACCTGTTTCGGTAATTGTATGTGCTAAAAATGAAGAAGAAAACGTTAAAAAGTTTATTCCGCTATTGGCAGAACAAGATTATCCTGATTTCGAAATTGTTTTAATAGACGATGCTTCAAGCGACGAAACCTTGGAAGTTTTTGAGCAATTTGAACAACAATATCCTAATATTCGTTTAGTAAAAGTGCAAAATAACGAAGCTTTTTGGGGTAATAAAAAATATGCTTTAACCTTAGGAATCAAAGCATCTAAAAAAGAATACTTATTATTTACTGATGCAGATTGCTATCCAACTTCGAAAAACTGGATTACGGCAATGACTTCTCAATTTACCATGAATAAAACGATTGTTTTAGGCTACGGAGGTTATGAGAAAGTTGAGCGTTCTTTATTGAATAAAATCATTCGTTTTGAAACTGTTTTAACAGCGGTACAATATTTTTCATGGGCAAAATTAGGACTTCCATATATGGGAGTTGGTCGTAATTTAGCTTACAAAAAAGAAGAGTTTTTTAATGTAAATGGTTTTATAGAGCACATTCAGATTCGTTCTGGCGACGATGACTTGTTTATCAATCAGGCAGCAAACAAAAACAATACAACTATATCTTACACTCCGGAAAGTTTCACCTACTCAAAACCAAAAGAAACTTACAGAGAGTGGTTTACTCAAAAAAGAAGACACATTTCTACTGCCGAGCATTATAAGTTTTTCGACAAAATGCAGTTGGCTCTGTTTTTTATATCACAATTATTCTTCTTTATCTTAGTTATAGTATTATTAGCTTTCCAATTTCAATGGATTGCAGTACTGGCTATTTTAGCAACACGTTATACCGTGGCATGGACTGTAATTGGGTTTTCTGCCGGAAAATTAAAAGAAAATGATATTAAAGTTTGGTTTCCTATCGTAGAAATCATGCTTATATTCACACAAATTAATATCTTTATAACTAATATCTTTTCAAAACCTGTATATTGGAAATAAATTCTAAAATAGAAAAAGCAAAAAAGGGCGATCAAATCGCCTTTACTTTTTTATTAGATTATTTCTGGAACGAAGTGTACGGCTTTATGCTAAAGCGTACTGAAAACGAAACTACTGCCGAAGATATTACGATTGAAACCTTCTCTAAAGCATTTGACAAAATAGGTTCTTACAACCCTGAATTTCAATTCAACACCTGGTTAATTGCTATTGCAAAAAATGTATATATTGATTTATTGCGTAAAAAGAAAACCAATCTTTTTATAGAAATCACTGACAACGAAGACCAACAGGCTTACAATATTGCCGACCCTACTCCATCAGCCGAAGATGCTTTAATTAAAGAGCAAAATCTTTCCCGCCTGCTACAATGCATCAAAGAACTGAAACCACATTATCAGGAAGTAATCCAGCTGCGTTATTTTCAGGAAATGACTTATCAGGAAATCGCACTTAAAATCGATGAGCCTCTGAGCAATGTAAAAGTAAAATTACTTCGTGCTAAAAAATTATTGGCAGAAATTATCGAACGTAATAGATAATTTATTATCTTTAGGTAAAGAATAAAATATAATTCACTTTATTCTTAAAAAAGTAAATTATCCACACATTAAAACAACAACGTTTCCGTTGTTTGCCAAACCCAAAACCTTATCGCTTATGATTTAAATGTTACTTAACCTTAAAATCCATAAATCATGTCTAAATCAAGTATCTACGAAACAAGCTGGACCAATCTTGTTTTCGAAAACAAAAACAAAGAGTACGGCGCGTATCAATTACGTCAGGAGAATTCAAAAACTACCATCTCAGCTCTATTTATGGGTTTGCTATTATTAGCGGCTTTGGGAAGTGTATCAGTGTTAATTAACCACTTTAAAACTCCATCTCCTATAGAGGAAGGACCAATTATTTACGAACCGCTGACACCGGTAAATTTAGCTCCAATTCCTGTTCAGCCAACGCCGCCGGCACCGCCAGTTCAACAACAGGCAGCAGCAGCTTCGGAAACAGATTTGAGTCAATTATCACATCCGGTTTTAGTACCAACTGAACAGGCTGTAGACAAGATTGCTACAAACGATCAAAATCCTTCTGCAGTACCTAATACAGGAGACGGATCAGGAACTATCGCGAATCCAATACCTGGAAATCCTGGTGGAGATACAGAAGTTGTATCAGTAGCACCAATAACCAACGAACCTGTACTTCCTGCGCTTTTAGACAAAATGCCGGAATTTCCAGGAGGAATGGCCAAGTTTTATACTTATGTAGGTAACAATTTCAACAGACCGGAACTGGATGCTGACAGAACTTTAAAAGTGTATGTTTCATTCGTAATCGAAAGAGACGGTTCTATTACCGATATCATGGTGAAAAACGATCCTGGTTACGGACTTGGAAAAGAAGCAATCAGAGTACTAAAATCATTAAAAACAAAATGGATTCCCGGAGTATTAAACGGGAAAGCAGTTCGAACTGCCTATAATCTTCCGATTACTATAAAAACGGAAGCTCAATAATAAAAATAGAAAAGCAGAACTTAGGTTCTGCTTTTTTTATGGCTTTAATTTAAAACTATATTTTAATTGAATCATTAAGAGATTAAGAAAAATTAGGCACAACTTTTTGACTTAATTTTTCTTAATCTCTTAATGGCAGAAAATCAATATTATTTTTAATTTTAATTACTTTTACAACACCTTTTAAAGGAAAATCAAATCTATCAAAATTAAAAACTAAAAAATGGGAATATTTTCAGCTATCCTTGGCAACGCAGGTTCAGTAAGTCAGGAAGATTTAATTAAAAAATACGGACAACTTTTGACTGATAACGAAGAAATCGAAATGGGTTTTAAACTTATTCGTGATACTTTTATCTTTACCAACAAAAGATTAATCCTGGTTGACGTACAAGGAATTACAGGCAGCAAAACAGAATACAAATCTATCGCCTACAAAAGCATCACTCGTTTTAGCGTTGAAACAGCAGGAACTTTTGACCTTGATGCCGAATTGAAAATTTGGGTTTCAAGCGAGCTAAACCCAAGTATTGTAAAGCAATTTAATAAATCTGTAAATGTGTACGATGTACAAAAAGTACTGGCTTTTCACGTTTTAGGTTAATCTTAAAATAAAAACCCGACAAATTTCTCAGAAACTTATCGGGTTTTATTTTTCTATCAGAAATTATTATTTCTTTTTAGTAGTTGTTTTTTTCGTAGTTGTAGCTTTTTTGGTTGTCGTTTTCGTAGCTACAGGTGCAGTATTTACAATTTTTTGTTGCACATAAGGTTTGTACAAACCGTCTTTTTCGGCTCTTTTTTTAGCATCTTCGGCTCTTTGTTGTGAATCCGGATGTGAACTCATCATCTGATCAATAAATGACGCTTGCGATCCTTCACTCATCTTAGCCAGAATTCTAAAAGCAGATTCTTCGGCATTTACGTTATAACCATTCTTTTTCAGGAAATTATAGGAGAACAAATCAGCTTCAGCTTCTTGTTTACGGCTAAATTTACTGTCGATTATGGCACTTCCTATTTTACCCAGCTGACTATCTGTAACACTTGCGATGGTCGCAGATTGTGAAGCCGCACCTTCTAACAAAGCTTCTTTTCTGTAAGCCGCTTTTATCGCATCTCTTGAATCATTATTGGCAACGTGACCAATTTCATGACCAATTACAGCAAGAAGTTCATTATCATCCATAATATCCATTAAACCAGAATATACACGAACACTTCCGTCTGCGGTTGCAAAAGCATTAACCTCTTTTAATTTATACACTTTATAATTTAAAGTGTATCCGTCGCCGGCAGTATATTTTCCAAATACCCTGTTCAATCTTAAAGTGTAAGGATCAGTTGCACTTGCAACTTCATTTTCAGTATCCATTTTATCTACTGCAGCTTTAGAAAGTGCAGCAGCATCGGCATTACTAAAAGTAAAACCCGTAACTCCTTTTTGAACCGCTCCAATGGCTTTATCACCAAAATTAATCTGTGCATTCATTTTAGTAAAACCAAAAGCGGCAAACAAAACTCCCAATACAATAAATTTCTTTTTCATGTTTTATATTATTACAATTTAACAACAAATGTATTACAATGTTTGCGTTTTTTTATTTCATTTAAGCTCAATTTATAACAAATAAAGATATAAATATTAAACGATTAAAAATCAACCTTGTGCTATAATTATTCTTCTTAATCAAATAAACAAACAAAAATCATTCATTTTTATTCGCATCATGATTTAAAAACAATAATTTAACATGAGTATAAAATTATCATCAAATAAGCTTTTACAAACTATATAGGGATCAATACCAAATTAAATGGTAAACGAATCATCAAATAAACTACATTCCTTATCTTTGTACTTTGAATTTTGATATATGGAAACAGTCATTGAAAATATACCAACTGGAAAACCGAAATGGTTAAAAGTAAAACTTCCAATTGGACAAAAATATACTGAACTTCGTGGTTTGGTAGATAAATATAGCTTAAACACCATTTGTACCTCAGGAAGTTGCCCAAATATGGGTGAATGTTGGG encodes:
- a CDS encoding glycosyltransferase; protein product: MLITLFYFFIAIVVIQVFYYLGIFGKFAFAKPQDITSKKLPVSVIVCAKNEEENVKKFIPLLAEQDYPDFEIVLIDDASSDETLEVFEQFEQQYPNIRLVKVQNNEAFWGNKKYALTLGIKASKKEYLLFTDADCYPTSKNWITAMTSQFTMNKTIVLGYGGYEKVERSLLNKIIRFETVLTAVQYFSWAKLGLPYMGVGRNLAYKKEEFFNVNGFIEHIQIRSGDDDLFINQAANKNNTTISYTPESFTYSKPKETYREWFTQKRRHISTAEHYKFFDKMQLALFFISQLFFFILVIVLLAFQFQWIAVLAILATRYTVAWTVIGFSAGKLKENDIKVWFPIVEIMLIFTQINIFITNIFSKPVYWK
- a CDS encoding M48 family metalloprotease translates to MKKKFIVLGVLFAAFGFTKMNAQINFGDKAIGAVQKGVTGFTFSNADAAALSKAAVDKMDTENEVASATDPYTLRLNRVFGKYTAGDGYTLNYKVYKLKEVNAFATADGSVRVYSGLMDIMDDNELLAVIGHEIGHVANNDSRDAIKAAYRKEALLEGAASQSATIASVTDSQLGKIGSAIIDSKFSRKQEAEADLFSYNFLKKNGYNVNAEESAFRILAKMSEGSQASFIDQMMSSHPDSQQRAEDAKKRAEKDGLYKPYVQQKIVNTAPVATKTTTKKATTTKKTTTKKK
- a CDS encoding RNA polymerase sigma factor, yielding MEINSKIEKAKKGDQIAFTFLLDYFWNEVYGFMLKRTENETTAEDITIETFSKAFDKIGSYNPEFQFNTWLIAIAKNVYIDLLRKKKTNLFIEITDNEDQQAYNIADPTPSAEDALIKEQNLSRLLQCIKELKPHYQEVIQLRYFQEMTYQEIALKIDEPLSNVKVKLLRAKKLLAEIIERNR
- a CDS encoding energy transducer TonB, which produces MSKSSIYETSWTNLVFENKNKEYGAYQLRQENSKTTISALFMGLLLLAALGSVSVLINHFKTPSPIEEGPIIYEPLTPVNLAPIPVQPTPPAPPVQQQAAAASETDLSQLSHPVLVPTEQAVDKIATNDQNPSAVPNTGDGSGTIANPIPGNPGGDTEVVSVAPITNEPVLPALLDKMPEFPGGMAKFYTYVGNNFNRPELDADRTLKVYVSFVIERDGSITDIMVKNDPGYGLGKEAIRVLKSLKTKWIPGVLNGKAVRTAYNLPITIKTEAQ
- the hisC gene encoding histidinol-phosphate transaminase; the encoded protein is MSNRRNWLKQIGLGAVGLGFCQFEAFANPSEEYLLPNFDKSPILLRSNENPYGPSPLARIAMTKSINNSNRYAWNIYPELITAIAKKNNVLDNNILLGAGSTEILDLVLQYSSLNKGNFIIAENTFDYWTSPSEKLGIKKIAVPLTKDKKHDLTAMLQAIDSDTKMIYICNPNNPTGTICDREKLVSFVKEATKKAIVFVDEAYIDFTKEQSLSDLVIDNKNLIITKTFSKMYGLAGARVGYAIANAATIDSLNILKSSPGLSISKVSTVAAIASLNDEKFIQEVYAKNEEAKKYTIDQLTQLNLTCIPSYSNFIYFSLENYKKDFFKQLELNNIIGTKIYEENGKWSRITIGTMKEMQQFIEAIK
- the murB gene encoding UDP-N-acetylmuramate dehydrogenase; amino-acid sequence: MEIQSNFSLKNHNTFGIEAKAKQFVAVHSVDELKTILEENKNAKKFVLGGGSNMLLTKDIEALVIHIDLKGKKIIKEDDDFVWVESQAGETWHDFVLYTIDNNFGGLENMSLIPGNVGTTPVQNIGAYGTEIKDTFVSCEAMNIETQEIKTFTNTECNFGYRESIFKNEVKDQYIITSVIYKLTKRNHKINTSYGDITAELAKNNVTTPTLKDVSNAVIAIRQSKLPDPKELGNSGSFFKNPILLKSDFEKIHQKFPEMKYYEVSETEVKVPAGWLIEQAGFKGKRFGDAGVHKNQALVLVNYGNATGQEILAVSREVQKTVFEKFGIHIEAEVNVI
- a CDS encoding FMN-binding negative transcriptional regulator, with the translated sequence MYTPKIYKEEDPESIRTFLKENSFGILINQTKGKLCATHIPIELEVTADGKEILQGHISKLNPQAEGFAENDQVLAVFTGPHSYISSSWYDHENVPTWNYIAVHVYGRIKIVDEATTIEQLKKLVDKYEAGSENPVHVEDLSSKTMREARGIFGFEIEIDEIQATKKLSQNRDDHNYKNIITELEKTENPQAIAVAKEMSKCRK
- a CDS encoding GNAT family N-acetyltransferase, which produces MIQSISIKIANPDDEKVLAITEELSENLYLRFGSDGKNSFQDWENENSKFVFVIAEINNEIVGCGAIRPIDKNIGEVKRMYSKYPGKKIGQTILVFLENEAVNLGYTNLVLETRLKNESAVQFYQKQGYKVIPNYGKYTDRPEAICLGKSLNQNS
- a CDS encoding PH domain-containing protein → MGIFSAILGNAGSVSQEDLIKKYGQLLTDNEEIEMGFKLIRDTFIFTNKRLILVDVQGITGSKTEYKSIAYKSITRFSVETAGTFDLDAELKIWVSSELNPSIVKQFNKSVNVYDVQKVLAFHVLG
- a CDS encoding glycosyltransferase, which encodes MKRKILFLGESYRADAITWMNGLKEFGDFEICTWELQTPNNSKLNRFKRILEYVFSPLSIRKTIRREKPDMIIAERTTSYGFLAAISGMHPIAIAQQGRTDLWPEGSVLLPLKKIIQKHAFKKADLIHAWGPVMTISMKAIGVDMNKVLVIPKGIDLSLFSPSTNHSNKIEAIVTRSLQQEYRHDSILKAFAILHQKEINFSLTIVGDGTRLQFLKDLAKELQIESKVIFTGRIPNTKLPKLLQQSNIYISMPITEGVSASLFEAMACNCYPVVSDIPGNQSWIKHRENGQLIEIDNIEMLAEELIWSFENTESRNNAIIQNRKFVEENANYDTNMKVIADKYHELLDSRK